The following proteins are encoded in a genomic region of Candidatus Margulisiibacteriota bacterium:
- a CDS encoding argininosuccinate synthase, whose amino-acid sequence SEDLVSFDSQTIDQKDAEGFAKYHGFQARMYRKVMEK is encoded by the coding sequence TTCCGAAGATTTGGTTTCGTTTGACAGCCAGACCATTGACCAGAAGGATGCAGAAGGGTTTGCGAAGTATCACGGGTTCCAGGCGAGGATGTACAGGAAAGTAATGGAAAAATAA
- a CDS encoding DUF2971 domain-containing protein, whose product MSKKINKSPKAQIGESKIFYKYQKIDENKYPLKNLKNNELCFSSPTEFNDPYDCLSNVFYEGTENELLDFLQQYGSTLSIEELNLQKYKTESNTYLINPGIFYPNNNHSLPIDFRKRLKVCCFSEEDNNFLLWSHYADYNKGICFGFEGKYLGYNGKIYGLAHDRKCYSFDLESKTNFKPIFYQMKYQRNFPKRVNMLTTKNWTPLIDFLLTKHLDWRSEKEYRVFDGINDEGPYIFYKFKKETLKKVILGIYTPTWVVKEVIDILKKEYLQKGYKVELYKMKPVDGKYSMVPEKINFIEMYKKSLE is encoded by the coding sequence ATGTCAAAAAAGATAAATAAATCACCTAAAGCGCAAATAGGTGAGAGCAAAATTTTCTATAAATATCAAAAAATAGATGAAAACAAATACCCATTGAAAAATCTTAAAAATAACGAACTTTGTTTTAGTTCTCCTACCGAGTTCAATGATCCTTATGATTGTTTAAGTAATGTTTTCTATGAGGGTACCGAAAATGAATTATTAGATTTTCTTCAACAATATGGAAGTACGCTTAGCATTGAAGAGTTGAACCTTCAAAAATACAAAACGGAAAGTAACACTTATCTTATAAATCCAGGCATTTTCTATCCAAATAATAATCATTCTTTACCTATTGATTTCAGAAAAAGATTAAAAGTTTGTTGTTTTAGTGAAGAAGATAATAACTTTCTATTGTGGAGTCATTATGCTGATTATAATAAAGGTATATGTTTTGGGTTTGAAGGAAAGTATCTCGGCTATAATGGAAAAATTTATGGTTTAGCCCATGACAGGAAATGTTACTCTTTTGACTTAGAATCAAAAACAAACTTTAAACCAATTTTTTATCAAATGAAATATCAAAGAAATTTTCCAAAAAGAGTAAATATGCTAACAACTAAAAACTGGACGCCTCTTATTGATTTTTTATTGACTAAACATTTGGACTGGAGATCTGAAAAAGAATATCGTGTGTTTGATGGAATTAATGACGAAGGTCCGTATATATTTTATAAATTCAAAAAAGAAACCTTGAAAAAAGTTATTTTAGGAATTTATACTCCTACTTGGGTTGTCAAAGAAGTGATAGATATCCTCAAAAAGGAATATTTGCAAAAAGGATATAAAGTTGAATTATATAAAATGAAACCTGTAGATGGAAAATATTCTATGGTACCTGAAAAGATAAATTTCATAGAAATGTACAAAAAATCATTAGAATGA